One Pelodiscus sinensis isolate JC-2024 unplaced genomic scaffold, ASM4963464v1 ctg110, whole genome shotgun sequence genomic window, ttcccccagctaacccagccggctcccagctcccgggttcccccagctaacccagccggctcccagctcccgggttcccccagctaacccagccggctcccagctcccagctcccgggttcccccagctaacccagccggctcccagctcccagctcccgggttcccccagctaacccagccggctcccagctcccagctcccgggttcccccagctaacccagccggctcccagctcccggctccccccagctaacccagccagctcccagctcccagttcccggctccccccagctaacccagccggctcccagctcccggctccccccagctaacccagccagctcccagctcccagctcccggctccccccagctaacccagccagctcccggctcccagctcccggctccccccagctaacccagccagctcccagctcccagctcccgggttcccccagctaacccagccagctcccggctcccagctcccggctccccccagctaacccagccagctcccagctcccgggttcccccagctaacccagccagctcccagctcccagctcccgggttcccccagctaacccagccagctcccagctcccggctcccagctccccccagctaacccagccagctcccagctcccgggttcccccagctaacccagccagctcccagctcccgggttcccccagctaacccagccagctcccagctcccggctcccagctccccccagctaacccagccggctcccagctccccccagctaacccagccggctcccagctccccccagctaacccagccagctcccagctcccaggtgCCCCCAGCTaacccagccagctcccagctcccgggttcccccagctaacccagccagctcccggctcccagcTGCCCACAGCTAACCCAGCTGGCTCCCGGCTCCCAGCTGCCCACAGCTAACCCAGCTGGCTCCCGCTAAcccagccagctcctggctcctgtgtgtCCCAGCTAATCCagccggctcccgcctgcccccagctAACCCCATGTGCCCCCAGCTTACCCAGCCACCTCCTGACTCCCATGAGTCCCAGCTAACCCAGCCTCTTTCTGCTCCCCGCAGGCCTGGAACCGGCCTGGCTCCTGCGCCTGGGGGTGAGCAGGCACTTGCAGGGCCGCAGGGCAAGGTGCCCCAGCCTATGGGGCAGGGTGGCTGAGCTGCTGGGACTACCGCACGAGTGCAGGGCGGCATCCCCGGGTCGCCTGCCCActgaggctgctgccagcacctcccccttcagAGTGGCAGCCTGTGTCCAGGGTCCCCTTCCTCCTCtcgtggggctgctgcagctggctgggctgggctgggcgggacGGGGCCAGGCTGGTCTCGGCTCCTGCCGCCTCTGACCAGCTCTTCTGGGTGCGCAGGTTCCCAGCCGAAGCATGTGGCCGCAGACCCTCGCCTGGCTGGTGGCGGCGCTTGGCGTCCTGGCCCGCGCCAGCCCCACGCCCCAGCTGGAGGCCTCGATCTTTGCCGACCTGAGCCCGGCGGAGCTGCGGGCCGTGCGGAGCTTCCTGCTGAGCCGGCcggagctggggctggtggccgGGCACGGGGACTCGCTGGCCAGCAACAGCCTCTTCCTGGTGGAGCTGCAGGTGCCCCGGAAGCGCCAGGCCCTGCAGTTCCTGGATGGAGGAGGCCCGCGCCCGCCGCGCCAGGCCCGCGCCGTCATCTTCTTCGGGGGGCAGGCCGAGCCCAACGTCACCGAGCTCGTGGTGGGGCCCCTGCCCCGGCCCAGCTACTACCGGCCCCTGGCCTACAAGggggggcggcccatccccttcaCCGCCCGGCCCATGACCCAGCTGGAGTACCAGCTGCTGCACCGCAAGGTGGTGGAGGTGACGGAGCCGCTGTACCGCCTGCTGCGCGACACCACCGGGTTCTGGTACCACAACTGCAGCCAGCACTGCCTGACCTTCACGGACGTGGCGCcgcgggggctgggcccggggcaGCGCCGCTCCTGGCTCATGCTGCAGCGCGCCGTGGAGGGCCACTACCTgcaccccgtggggctggagctgctgctggagcaccgcTCCCGCCACCCGGCCCGCTGGGCGCTGCAGCAGCTGTGGTACAACGGGCAGTACTTCGCCAGCGCCCACGAGCTGGCCCGGCGCTACGAGCGTGGGGAGCTGGCCGTGGCctggctgcacccccccgcccccggcctcgGGCCCCTCTTCTCCACCTACCTGCCCCGGGGGCACTTCAGCACGGGCACCCGCACGGACGTGCACGGGGCCAAGGTGTGCGAGCCGCAGGGCCGGCACTACCGGGTGCAGGGCAACCTGGTGGAGTACGGGGGCTGGCGCCTGGCGCTGCGGCTGCGCTCCTCGGCCGGCCTGCAGCTCTTCGACCTGCGCTTCAACGGCGAGCGGCTGGCCTACGAGCTGAGCGTGCAGGAGGCCGTGGCCTTCTACGGGGGCAGCACGCCGGCCGCCATGCAGACCAAGTACATCGACGCCGCCTGGGGCATGGGCGCCATGGCCCACGAGCTGGCGCGCGGCGTCGACTGCCCCGAGGTGGCCACCTTCCTGGACGCGCACCACCTGTACGACGCGCCGGGGCCGGTG contains:
- the AOC1 gene encoding diamine oxidase [copper-containing]; this encodes MASWGPTRGAGVGGARHRAAGAVARARAGQGPQVPSRSMWPQTLAWLVAALGVLARASPTPQLEASIFADLSPAELRAVRSFLLSRPELGLVAGHGDSLASNSLFLVELQVPRKRQALQFLDGGGPRPPRQARAVIFFGGQAEPNVTELVVGPLPRPSYYRPLAYKGGRPIPFTARPMTQLEYQLLHRKVVEVTEPLYRLLRDTTGFWYHNCSQHCLTFTDVAPRGLGPGQRRSWLMLQRAVEGHYLHPVGLELLLEHRSRHPARWALQQLWYNGQYFASAHELARRYERGELAVAWLHPPAPGLGPLFSTYLPRGHFSTGTRTDVHGAKVCEPQGRHYRVQGNLVEYGGWRLALRLRSSAGLQLFDLRFNGERLAYELSVQEAVAFYGGSTPAAMQTKYIDAAWGMGAMAHELARGVDCPEVATFLDAHHLYDAPGPVRYPRALCLFELPTGVPLRRHFDSDFRGGYRFYGGLEGQALVLRTTATVYNYDYIWDVLLYPNGVLEAKVHATGYVHASFYTPQGLRYGSRLHHHLLGNLHTHLVHYKVDLDVAGTGNSVESLEARLENISSPWSAGERLVQPRLERRQHRTERQAAFPAGAALPRYLLLYSPGRRNRWGHPRAYRVQPRSQPGRLLPRGWAEEPGVAWARYQLAVTRHHEKEATSSSLYAQHDPWQPTVDFESFIRNDENIENQDLVAWVTVGFLHIPHAEDVPNTATPGNVVGFLLRPFNFFDEDPSLASLGTVIVRPGGPAGPEIQRWTPASPGPCVSAEPFSYNGTWQE